CCATAAACAGAACTTGACGAAGCCCAAACAATACTAGGTTGTGGATTAGCCATTTTACATGCTTCAAGCAAACTAACAAAACCAGCAATATTACTATGAACATAAGAACCTGGATTCTGCATTGCATATCTAACTCCAGCTTGAGCTGCCATATGCATGACATGTGTAAAAGCAACAGCATCAAACAGCTTCCTCAGCAAAACAGCATCATTAATATCACCCTCAACTACCATAATCCCTGAACGTTCAAGAAGGCCCTGTCGGGCTTTTTTCAGCCCGACATCATAATACTGATTAAAATTATCCAGCCCCAAAACGCCGTCTCCACGGCGTTTCAGGCCTAGAGACACATGGGTCCCCACAAAACCGGCAGCACCAGTGACTAGAACGGTAAAGCCCATTTTAGACCTTGGTCGGGCTGAGGCCCGAACCCGACGCTCCCAATTCGGGCCGAGCGCGGGAGATGGCGAAAGAGAGTTCTTCAGACTCCGACGGCTGTTTCCGGCGGTGGGGTTGGTCGGAGACGAGAAAAAGATGAGCAAAAcgatgaaaaagatgaaaaaaaaggaCCAAAGAGTAAACCTGGGAAACAGAGTAGGGTGAAAACGGAGACGATAAAGATTATAGGGTGAAGATTTATCAGGCTTAAACTTTCCTGGGGTGGAAGGAATGGCATCCAAATGCGTAAGAATGGGCTTCAATTGAGTCATTTTTTTCAGAATGatcaaaattcaaacaagtcaaCAAGTTTAGAAAATCCTTTCTGCTGTTTACATAGAtgaaaaacacaaaaaagattgaaactttTTCGATTTTTCCGATTGATTCAGCTTGAAAACTTCAATTGAAACTCAgaatttttggaattttttattcttgaaaACAGAGTCCGATGGGGAGAACAGGTTTAGTGACTATGGGTTTTCGGGCCGGCGAGGTGCTGTAATGTTATTGGGAAAGTAAAAAGACAAACATAATATTACTCCCTCCTTCCTATTTACGGGTAACactagtattttttaaaaaaaaaaaaattaaaaaaattgatttaaattaaaCGGAAAAGGGTTAAAATTGCCTccgaactatgcgaaatagaccacttataccctcaattacattttgggatcaaaaatatcCCCGCCGTTATCTCAGGAGACCACAattaccctcaagagttaacacctcaaatttttagtgacgtggcaagccacatgggactaatccctccacctaagctaatccctccacctaagcgttgccaatTAAGATTCATTATAAAAGAACTTGACCTTTAGTGGtgacaaagtcgccacaaattcccaaaatattgccactaaaggttataAGTGATTTTTAGGGGtgactaaggctccaacaaccattcgctagtaaaacctattttttcaacaaaaaaaatatgataattaattttcgattgcaacctaattttctaaaataaataacttgcaatatcaatattaaaaaaatgcaatattattacgaaaaatcatcaaaattacttctcgattcaaatctcctacaatataatgcatcattgtacattttatacatttacatatgacataaaaataaaacatacggtgtcttcaaactcctacttaatcgatatcattttttaaaaaaaaaaaacaatgaagaaaaaaacataaaattagaatttattgttaaaaacttttagtgatgATTTTATGGGTTTTTGTGGCGAttgttgttgccgctaaaggtctagttcttttgtagtgaatcctagttggcaatgcttggtggaaggattagtcccacgtggcttgccacgccaataaaattttggggtattaactcttgagggtatttatggtcTTTTAGGATAACAGCAGGggcatttttgatcccaaaatataacgaaggatataagtggtctatttcacatagttcagagcaattttgacccttttccgtaaaTTAAATAATCCTTAAAGTTAATGTAAATtaataatcttaaaaatatttttctactcGACTAATTAAATTTAGTTAAATCCCTAATCTACCAGATGTTAAACAAATGGTCTCAAATTCTAATAAAAGTACTAAGCTCTTAATAAAAAGacgagagaagtattgaaaatactCTCACTTATATTACAAGATCGGAGATATATGTTTTTTAGATTGTCAATATTTcaagaatgaaactaataatttacatcGAATTTAGGAATGTTTTTCaatacttttttctttattgtaaaagcaagattttgaaattaaaatattttttattataattttaaaaaatgatatttttttatgaaataatctAAAAGAAAAGAGTGTCTCATTTGAGGGCAGAGAGTAGaacttttatgtattttttttctttaaaaagatttGTAGAATATGAATGCTTTATGGGATTACGTGTCAAATTTTCGTTTGGTTTAATGATCTTTTATGGTAGTATCTTTAACGGGTCTCCcctttttattgactttttcatatggaaaaaatatatttataataacgTGTATTGTAATCTTATTTGTTGGTTAATTTCCTCTCATAAATTTAGGAAATAAAAAAAGCAAGAAATATCTTTATAAATCTTTGCAAAGTTTTCTTTAGAAACTCTATCTTggcttaaaaaaatgaatatatttttccaaaaaattacaattgaaaagtGTCTCCaaacttcaaaagaaaaattctcccacaaaaaatattcttatacgtaaattctctattttacatataaaagattttcatatttatatataagatatttggaaaaaaatatattttcatcaatTCAATTGGTAAGTAATCCTAAGAGATTATTTTCTCTAGTAAATATGCATCTGCCCCTAAATATTCAAACACAATAACATCAACTTTTTCCAATAAACACTTCTTAAAAgattttccatatatatatatatatatactttttgtcttttatttgaaagttttggGTAGCAATGAAATGGAAATCCAAACAGTAGCTAGAAAAGATTTCTTTAATTGTGTGAATAATAAGAAATTAATGATAATTATTGTGTTGAGTTAAAAATCTCGTGAATTAAATGCTCAGTCATGTGTAAACTTAAAGTGAATATATTTCATAACAAAATCATGGTTCTTATTAATCTATCAAATATGTTGATTTTTGTAACGTGGTACAATATAATTGTGTGTTAAATGTACCAAcgtgtgattttttttctcattatattaaattaatgataATGACTTTGTGAATACAAAAGGCGTTAGTTACTTAGGTTACTATTACAAATAAAATCTTCATAAGCTGGCAAAATTAAGATGTTAATTACACTATTAATGAACCTTTATTCCTATTTCAAGCTTTGAGTCccaaaagttgaagaaaaaatgTACTACTTTTTAAAGGAGAGTATGAATAAAAAACGTATGAATTTACACATATATTTACATATGCATGGATTTTGTATTAACACTAACTACCAGTCTAATTAGATCAAAGAGTTTCTTATTGCTCTGTTATCGATACTTGAGTTGAGAGTCTTTCAAAAATAACggtactttttatatatatttttaaagatgaTAATCCTATTACTTAAGAGTTTtcgttttaaatatttttaaagattattaaactattttcctaataaaatggatttttttttcctttaacgTGCAACAGAAAAGAAAAGGTCAAATAAGGTAGTC
This portion of the Solanum stenotomum isolate F172 unplaced genomic scaffold, ASM1918654v1 scaffold22899, whole genome shotgun sequence genome encodes:
- the LOC125851133 gene encoding UDP-glucuronate 4-epimerase 5-like is translated as MTQLKPILTHLDAIPSTPGKFKPDKSSPYNLYRLRFHPTLFPRFTLWSFFFIFFIVLLIFFSSPTNPTAGNSRRSLKNSLSPSPALGPNWERRVRASARPRSKMGFTVLVTGAAGFVGTHVSLGLKRRGDGVLGLDNFNQYYDVGLKKARQGLLERSGIMVVEGDINDAVLLRKLFDAVAFTHVMHMAAQAGVRYAMQNPGSYVHSNIAGFVSLLEACKMANPQPSIVWASSSSV